One segment of Clavelina lepadiformis chromosome 2, kaClaLepa1.1, whole genome shotgun sequence DNA contains the following:
- the LOC143447436 gene encoding uncharacterized protein LOC143447436 isoform X2, with protein MNNPAFQLNIWAHEASNVDKGSTCFKPGKSFPVLRSHRVDGMTVMPTDDLQLVEEHIRPLIKEELRYTIQSKRMARGLPGTVEIEYKAPRPDDVSPHTIEKRERRRERNKVAAAKCRFKKKIVSENLQEESEHLENINLQLKREIQRLQEERQKLIYVFNLHKPTCVIPCKDNDTFMASISGPDTMPNNDKNLPKVPPVSQSYDFAETMSHETRAIDCQTSEWNSPISNSATEYVNLPPSISSQGITTLG; from the exons ATGAACAATCCTGCCTttcaactaaacatttgggCTCATGAAGCTTCAAATGTTGACAAAGGGTCAACCTGCTTCAAACCAGGGAAGAGTTTCCCCGTACTACGTTCCCACAG GGTAGACGGGATGACAGTCATGCCAACCGATGATCTACAGCTAGTGGAAGAACATATTCGGCCGCTTATAAAAGAAGAACTTCGTTATACAATTCAAAGCAAGAGAATGGCTCGCGGTTTGCCCGGGACTGTCGAAATCGAATACAAGGCACCCCGACCTGAC GATGTATCTCCTCACACTATTGAAAAACGAGAACGAAGACGGGAAAGAAATAAAGTAGCAGCTGCAAAATGCAGATTTAAGAAAAAGATTGTCTCCGAAAATCTTCAAGAA gaGTCTGAACATCTGGAAAATATCAACCTGCAGCTGAAACGCGAAATACAGCGCCTTCAGGAAGAGAgacaaaaattgatttatgttttCAATCTCCACAAACCTACTTGCGTTATTCCATGTAAAGATAATGATACTTTTATGGCATCAATTTCTGGTCCAGACACAATGCCAAACAATGACAAGAACTTACCAAAAGTTCCACCGGTGTCACAGTCTTATGATTTTGCAGAAACAATGTCTCACGAAACACGTGCAATAGATTGCCAAACGAGCGAATGGAATTCGCCAATCTCAAACAGCGCTACCGAATACGTTAACCTGCCACCCTCCATAAGTTCACAAGGAATCACGACACTTGGTTAA
- the LOC143447436 gene encoding cyclic AMP-dependent transcription factor ATF-3-like isoform X1: MKLQMLTKGQPASNQGRVSPYYVPTGQQHGPMSKSIYPQWNTSSDQFSLRHDINNSINNQDYYVAPNNQSVTRVDGMTVMPTDDLQLVEEHIRPLIKEELRYTIQSKRMARGLPGTVEIEYKAPRPDDVSPHTIEKRERRRERNKVAAAKCRFKKKIVSENLQEESEHLENINLQLKREIQRLQEERQKLIYVFNLHKPTCVIPCKDNDTFMASISGPDTMPNNDKNLPKVPPVSQSYDFAETMSHETRAIDCQTSEWNSPISNSATEYVNLPPSISSQGITTLG; the protein is encoded by the exons ATGAAGCTTCAAATGTTGACAAAGGGTCAACCTGCTTCAAACCAGGGAAGAGTTTCCCCGTACTACGTTCCCACAGGTCAGCAGCACGGTCCTATGTCGAAATCAATATATCCTCAATGGAATACCAGCAGCGACCAGTTTAGCCTACGACATGATATCAACAACTCGATCAACAACCAAGATTATTATGTTGCACCTAATAACCAATCTGTGACCAGGGTAGACGGGATGACAGTCATGCCAACCGATGATCTACAGCTAGTGGAAGAACATATTCGGCCGCTTATAAAAGAAGAACTTCGTTATACAATTCAAAGCAAGAGAATGGCTCGCGGTTTGCCCGGGACTGTCGAAATCGAATACAAGGCACCCCGACCTGAC GATGTATCTCCTCACACTATTGAAAAACGAGAACGAAGACGGGAAAGAAATAAAGTAGCAGCTGCAAAATGCAGATTTAAGAAAAAGATTGTCTCCGAAAATCTTCAAGAA gaGTCTGAACATCTGGAAAATATCAACCTGCAGCTGAAACGCGAAATACAGCGCCTTCAGGAAGAGAgacaaaaattgatttatgttttCAATCTCCACAAACCTACTTGCGTTATTCCATGTAAAGATAATGATACTTTTATGGCATCAATTTCTGGTCCAGACACAATGCCAAACAATGACAAGAACTTACCAAAAGTTCCACCGGTGTCACAGTCTTATGATTTTGCAGAAACAATGTCTCACGAAACACGTGCAATAGATTGCCAAACGAGCGAATGGAATTCGCCAATCTCAAACAGCGCTACCGAATACGTTAACCTGCCACCCTCCATAAGTTCACAAGGAATCACGACACTTGGTTAA